One stretch of Pelmatolapia mariae isolate MD_Pm_ZW linkage group LG3_W, Pm_UMD_F_2, whole genome shotgun sequence DNA includes these proteins:
- the LOC134624913 gene encoding cytosolic beta-glucosidase — protein MHKNMFPRDFAWGAATSAYQIEGGWQVDGKGPSIWDTFCHEKGRVFGDQNGDVACNSYELWEKDLECIQQLGLTHYRLSFSWARLLPDGTTQHVNQKGVQYYNKVIDDLLTSNVSPVVTLYHFDLPQALQDQGGWKSPGIASLFDNYAQFCFQTFGDRVKLWITINEPQVCAKLGHEDGIHAPGLKEKGTAAYLVGHNMLRAHAMAWHSYNSRYRSEQKGAVSIALNSDWYEPLNQGCPEDIAATERDLAFTLGWFAWPVFVTGDYPEIMRSAIDAQSRKLGYNAASRLPSFSKDESAILGTADFFALNYYTSRKVKPRGGCEKMLCIKGDQDTEEVLDSSWPISGLSWLAVVPDGLRKLLKYIKDTFNNPAIYITENGFSQVGPLQIEDAQRCVYYKDTISEVAKAIQEDGVNVRGYFAWSLMDNFEWADGFSVRFGLFHVDFSDLKQSRTLYQSGREYAKIISKSRSGQSK, from the exons ATGCACAAAAACATGTTCCCACGTGACTTTGCATGGGGAGCGGCAACGTCTGCGTATCAAATAGAAG GAGGCTGGCAAGTGGATGGCAAGGGACCGAGTATCTGGGACACATTTTGTCATGAGAAAGGCAGAGTGTTTGGGGACCAGAATGGAGACGTGGCCTGCAATAGCTATGAGCTGTGGGAGAAAGACCTGGAGTGTATCCAGCAGCTTGGACTGACGCACTATCGCCTGTCTTTCTCCTGGGCCCGCCTCCTGCCTGATGGGACCACGCAACATGTCAATCAGAAAG GTGTGCAATACTACAACAAAGTGATTGATGATTTGCTAACCTCAAATGTCTCACCAGTGGTTACCCTTTACCACTTTGACCTGCCTCAAGCTCTGCAAGACCAGGGAGGCTGGAAATCACCTGGTATAGCCAGTCTCTTTGACAATTACGCTCAGTTTTGTTTCCAAACATTTGGGGACCGTGTCAAACTTTGGATCACTATCAATGAGCCACAAGTGTGCGCCAAACTGGGACACGAAGACGGCATCCATGCCCCAGGGTTAAAAGAGAAAGGCACTGCTGCCTACCTGGTAGGACACAACATGCTGCGGGCCCACGCCATGGCCTGGCACAGCTACAATTCTCGCTACAGGTCAGAGCAGAAAGGTGCCGTGTCTATTGCCCTCAACAGCGACTGGTATGAGCCATTAAACCAAGGTTGCCCCGAGGACATTGCTGCTACTGAACGTGACCTTGCATTTACACTGGGATGGTTCGCCTGGCCCGTGTTTGTTACCGGTGATTATCCAGAAATAATGAGATCTGCTATAGACGCTCAAAGTAGGAAGCTAGGATACAATGCAGCCTCAAGGCTCCCCAGTTTCTCCAAGGATGAATCTGCCATTCTGGGAACTGCCGACTTCTTTGCGTTGAACTACTACACATCTCGAAAAGTCAAACCAAGAGGAGGTTGTGAAAAGATGTTGTGTATAAAGGGTGACCAAGATACAGAGGAAGTTTTGGATTCATCCTGGCCCATCAGTGGACTGTCCTGGCTGGCTGTAGTGCCAGATGGCTTGAGGAAACTCCTAAAGTACATTAAG GACACTTTTAACAACCCAGCGATCTACATTACAGAGAATGGTTTCTCTCAGGTGGGGCCACTGCAGATCGAGGATGCCCAGCGCTGTGTGTATTACAAGGACACCATCTCAGAAGTGGCAAAAG CTATACAAGAAGATGGGGTCAACGTCCGTGGATATTTTGCGTGGTCACTGATGGATAACTTTGAATGGGCCGATGGATTCAGCGTTCGTTTTGGCTTGTTCCACGTGGACTTCAGTGATTTGAAGCAGAGTCGAACTCTGTACCAATCTGGACGGGAATATGCAAAAATCATCTCAAAATCCCGATCTGGCCAGTCTAAATAA